In Elaeis guineensis isolate ETL-2024a chromosome 1, EG11, whole genome shotgun sequence, a genomic segment contains:
- the LOC105034283 gene encoding protein JINGUBANG-like, protein MREGRKGGGDGGGDGGSVRGGKDVNRSLFGEAGSVPRPSKVSSFVHSDPLMKSTSEEDFSARHSSASAASPGYHSDRCSTTTNPGPTSSADSSPFHTSPWSHHHPSTSPWSTNPFSSADDHADSAPATDLFPPGTGLVGSLVREEGHIYSLAAVDDLLYTGSDSKNIRVWKNQKEFSGFKSTSGLVKAIVISADRRIFTGHQDGKIRIWKVSPKDPRVHKRAGTLPRLKDFLKSSINPSNYVEARRRNHRSAVWIRHSDAVSCLTLSEDQSLLYSGSWDRTLKVWRLADSRCIESINAHDDAVNSVVAMAGLVLTGSADGTVKAWRREGGKKAGLTRHVAEQTLARLEVAVTALALNAGAGAVYAGSSDGVVNYWEKVNGGEGLTHGGVLQGHKVAVLCLAAAGSLVFSGSADKTICVWGRDEGGAHACLSVLTGHTGPVKCLAVEADPTAGGTGRWVVYSGSLDKSVKVWKVADPEMGRRQQQRQQERESDASSSFGHGAQPRFDMF, encoded by the coding sequence ATGAGAGAAGGACGAAAAGGAGGAGGTGATGGCGGCGGCGATGGTGGAAGCGTTCGTGGTGGCAAAGATGTAAACCGGTCTCTCTTTGGGGAGGCCGGTAGTGTTCCCCGGCCATCCAAGGTCTCCTCCTTCGTGCACTCCGACCCCCTCATGAAGTCAACAAGCGAGGAGGACTTCTCGGCGCGCCACAGCTCCGCCTCCGCCGCCAGCCCCGGGTACCACTCCGACCGCTGCAGCACCACCACCAACCCCGGCCCCACCTCCTCCGCCGACAGTTCACCCTTCCACACCTCCCCCTGGTCCCACCACCACCCCTCCACCTCCCCCTGGTCCACTAACCCCTTCTCCTCTGCCGACGACCATGCCGACTCTGCCCCCGCCACCGATCTCTTCCCCCCGGGCACCGGCCTTGTCGGCTCCCTCGTCCGCGAGGAAGGCCACATCTACTCCCTCGCCGCCGTCGACGACCTCCTCTACACCGGCTCCGACAGCAAGAACATAAGAGTCTGGAAGAACCAGAAGGAATTCTCCGGTTTCAAGTCGACCAGTGGCCTCGTCAAAGCCATCGTCATCTCCGCCGACCGCCGCATTTTCACCGGCCACCAGGACGGAAAGATTCGCATATGGAAGGTCTCGCCCAAGGATCCTCGCGTCCACAAGCGCGCCGGGACGCTCCCCAGGCTGAAGGACTTCCTCAAGAGCTCCATCAACCCGAGCAACTACGTCGAGGCCCGGCGGCGCAACCACCGGTCGGCGGTGTGGATCCGTCACTCCGACGCTGTCTCCTGTCTGACGTTAAGCGAGGACCAGAGCCTGCTGTACTCCGGCTCGTGGGACCGGACGTTGAAGGTGTGGCGCCTGGCCGACTCCCGGTGCATCGAGTCGATCAACGCCCACGACGACGCGGTCAACTCGGTGGTGGCGATGGCGGGACTGGTGCTGACGGGGTCGGCGGACGGGACGGTGAAGGCGTGGCGGCGGGAGGGGGGAAAGAAGGCCGGGTTGACACGGCACGTGGCGGAGCAGACGCTGGCGCGGCTGGAGGTGGCGGTGACGGCGCTAGCGCTCAACGCCGGCGCGGGGGCAGTGTACGCGGGGTCGTCGGACGGGGTGGTCAACTACTGGGAGAAAGTCAACGGAGGCGAGGGGTTGACACACGGGGGAGTGTTGCAGGGGCACAAGGTGGCGGTGCTGTGCCTGGCGGCGGCGGGGAGCTTGGTCTTCAGTGGGTCCGCGGATAAGACGATCTGCGTGTGGGGGAGGGACGAGGGTGGGGCCCATGCGTGCCTCTCCGTGCTGACGGGGCACACAGGCCCCGTGAAGTGTTTGGCGGTGGAGGCGGACCCCACGGCTGGTGGGACCGGGAGATGGGTGGTGTACAGCGGGAGCCTCGACAAATCCGTCAAGGTGTGGAAGGTGGCGGACCCGGAAATGGGGCGGCGGCAGCAGCAGCGGCAGCAGGAGAGGGAGTCGGACGCCTCGTCGTCCTTCGGCCACGGAGCCCAGCCACGTTTCGATATGTTTTAA